ATTCAAACCCAACACTGTAAAAACAAACAAAGGTCCTAAAAACGCCCCCAATTGATCCATCGCCTCTTGGAGAGCGAACGCTTTACCAACCCCAATGTCTTGGGTTGTAAAAGAAGTGAGTGCACTCTTAGCGGGGGCTCGAATACCTTTACCCACACGTTCTAATAAAATCAAAATGATCGCGATGAACCAAACCTCTTGGGTAACAAACATCAATAATGGAATCACCAACAAATTGATTGAATAACCTAAAATCATCATTGTCCAATATTTCTTGGTTCGATCGGCGATGATCCCCGTCACTATTCTTAAGGCTTGACCAATGAATTCACCCAAACCTGATACGAAAGATACGACCAGCGCTGATGCGCCTAATAAAGCCAAATAAGGCCCATAGATGCTTCTCGCACCTTCATGAGTGAAGTCTGATAACATCGCGATGATGCCGATCAGTAACAAAAACAGTAACGCTTGTTTTTTACGATTCTCGGTTTTCATAAAATACCTCTTTAGACAATTCTCTCGCCCGTTGTTTTAATTCTTTTAATACTTCTAATCCCAATGATGTAATGGTGTAATATTTTCGAATTTTGCCATGCTCTAATTTTTCTGTCATGGTTAATAAATGCTCTTTGGTTAAGTCTCTAAGCATTGGATAAATATGTGAGGGTCCCACATGGTACCCATGGTGATTGAGTTCTTCAATCATCCATACACCATA
Above is a genomic segment from Paracholeplasma manati containing:
- a CDS encoding PadR family transcriptional regulator, which translates into the protein MDQRFMKKLYLGFLNVHILYHASKEPIYGVWMIEELNHHGYHVGPSHIYPMLRDLTKEHLLTMTEKLEHGKIRKYYTITSLGLEVLKELKQRARELSKEVFYENRES